In Candidatus Abyssobacteria bacterium SURF_5, one DNA window encodes the following:
- a CDS encoding DNA-binding protein: MKKAIIAGFAIIIALAFTADASAQQMRRGCWGRADRYNRLYDPDTVVTVSGTVTDIDYFQPSAGMAEGVHLFLRQPDGTPTEVHLGPRWYIENQDISIDEGDFVEVTGSRIMFEGEPVVIASSLRMDGQVLRLRDRQGYPLWAGWRREAN; encoded by the coding sequence TTCGCTATAATCATCGCGCTCGCGTTCACAGCCGATGCGTCCGCCCAGCAAATGCGGCGCGGTTGCTGGGGGCGGGCCGACCGCTACAACAGGCTGTATGATCCCGATACGGTCGTCACCGTGAGTGGAACCGTGACTGACATCGATTATTTTCAGCCGTCCGCAGGAATGGCGGAGGGGGTCCACCTGTTCTTACGGCAGCCCGATGGCACGCCAACCGAAGTGCACCTCGGCCCCAGGTGGTACATAGAGAATCAGGATATCTCGATTGATGAGGGCGATTTCGTGGAAGTGACGGGTTCTCGTATCATGTTCGAAGGAGAGCCGGTCGTTATTGCATCATCATTACGGATGGATGGACAAGTGCTCCGGCTCCGCGACCGGCAGGGCTATCCTCTCTGGGCGGGCTGGAGACGCGAAGCCAATTGA